The proteins below come from a single Triticum aestivum cultivar Chinese Spring chromosome 5D, IWGSC CS RefSeq v2.1, whole genome shotgun sequence genomic window:
- the LOC123123385 gene encoding alpha-2-purothionin-like, giving the protein MEGKSGLRAVILLLGAVLVIGSLVPLAQADPTAAATGAADAKFCCKDKIGSHCYAACITQYGPIPFCAEMCCCVQLTSGRCPRQCPTPADPRLFLANSSTSDLLTSNAVEVESCTLRCSSIVCDSMRNVIDGGSEGTKAVVERCGDACGRFCAGAGGAASLDA; this is encoded by the exons ATGGAAGGTAAGAGTGGTCTCCGGGCTGTGATCCTCCTCCTGGGCGCGGTCCTCGTCATAGGGAGCTTGGTGCCGCTGGCCCAGGCAGATCCGACGGCCGCCGCCACAGGAGCTGCGGACGCCAAGTTCTGCTGCAAGGACAAGATAGGGAGCCACTGCTACGCCGCCTGCATCACGCAGTACGGCCCCATCCCGTTCTGCGCAGAAATGTGCTGCTGTGTGCAGCTTACCAGCGGTAGATGCCCGAGGCAATGCCCTACCCCGGCCGACCCCAGACTTTTTCTTGCGAACAGCTCCACCTCCGACCTTCTCACCAGCAACG CCGTTGAGGTTGAGAGCTGCACGCTGAGGTGCTCGTCCATCGTCTGTGACAGCATGCGCAATG TTATCGATGGCGGCAGCGAGGGGACGAAAGCCGTCGTGGAGCGCTGCGGCGATGCATGCGGCCGCTTCTGTGCCGGCGCCGGCGGCGCTGCATCCCTTGATGCTTAA